Proteins co-encoded in one Dasypus novemcinctus isolate mDasNov1 chromosome 6, mDasNov1.1.hap2, whole genome shotgun sequence genomic window:
- the LOC101423722 gene encoding olfactory receptor 13A1-like, protein MAMSNWTLVTEFVLKGFSETPQFQVLFFILFLSLFIMALCGNSLIVAAITFSPGLHTPMYFFLVNLAMLDFFCACTILPKLLEILVVEKRTISYMGCITQLFFLTWFVAAELLLFTAMAYDRYVAICHPLHYSSMMSPRVCAVMVGAVWGISIFGPGANAILASQLNFCGSHEVDHFFCEIPPVLLLSCSSTYPNDIVTLLADIFYAMFNFIFTMVSYGFIISTIMKIRTAEGKRRAFSTCSSHLIVVTMYYTTVIYTYQTPGSSYSPRAGKVMAVLYSTVSPTLNPLIYTLRNKDVKTALKKVFTFLAEKL, encoded by the coding sequence ATGGCCATGAGTAACTGGACCTTGGTGACAGAATTCGTCCTGAAGGGATTCTCAGAAACACCACAGTTCCAGgttcttttcttcatccttttcctctccctcttcataATGGCCCTCTGTGGCAACTCCCTCATCGTGGCGGCCATCACCTTCAGCCCTGGGCTGCACACCCCTATGTACTTTTTCTTGGTCAACTTAGCTATGCTTGATTTTTTCTGTGCATGCACTATTTTGCCTAAGTTGCTTGAGATTCTGGTGGTGGAGAAGAGAACCATCTCCTATATGGGTTGTATTACCCAGCTCTTCTTCTTAACATGGTTTGTTGCAGCAGAGTTGCTTCTCTTCACTGCCATGGcttatgaccgctatgtggccatctgccatcCCCTCCACTACAGTTCCATGATGAGTCCCCGAGTGTGTGCAGTTATGGTGGGAGCTGTGTGGGGCATCAGCATATTTGGTCCGGGAGCCAATGCCATTCTGGCATCACAATTGAACTTCTGTGGATCCCATGAGGTAGATCACTTTTTCTGTGAGATCCCCCCTGTGTTGCTGCTTTCCTGCTCCTCCACATATCCAAATGATATTGTTACATTACTGGCTGATATCTTCTATGCCATGTTTAATTTCATATTCACCATGGTGTCCTATGGCTTCATTATCTCTACCATCATGAAGATTCGTACAGCTGAGGGCAAGCGGAGAGCCTTTTCTACCTGTTCCTCCCACCTCATTGTGGTCACCATGTACTATACTACAGTCATCTATACTTACCAGACTCCAGGATCCAGCTACTCCCCACGGGCGGGCAAGGTCATGGCTGTCCTTTATTCCACAGTGAGCCCCACCTTGAACCCTCTCATCTACACACTAAGGAACAAGGATGTCAAGACAGCTCTCAAGAAAGTCTTTACATTTTTAGCTGAGAAACTGTAA